From the Sphingomonas mesophila genome, one window contains:
- the bamA gene encoding outer membrane protein assembly factor BamA, with the protein MNSVQIVSRRRTSGWLLVGTVLAGLPVAAMAQDASTAAPAPVAAPQVAPAPVSGSIRSISVRGAQRLEPATVISYSRLQPGESYTAESLDAALKELYATELFADVVITGADTGNLVITVRENPVINRIVLEGNKRIKDDKIQPEIRLAPRQIFTRSKVRGDVDRIIELYKRSGRFAATVEPKVVQLDQNRVDLIFEVNEGPVSKVRAINIVGNEQFDDGRLRKEMYTREAGGIFGILRQNDSYDPDRLAADQQKLRAFYLTQGYADFRVVSALAELTPDRRDFVITYVVEEGPRYKFGAVEIESDLRDLNADTLRPMLPMKSGDWFNATQVEDVVTALSEVAGAQGYAFAEINPGYERDAEKKLMNIRLSVKETPRVYVERIDINGNTVTRDKVIRREFRVNEGDAFNAQRIKRSQDRLQSLGFFQEELEIKQSQGSAPDRVVLAVDVEEKSTGEIQLSAGYSSLERFILSANIAQRNFMGKGQEVNAGVNWSRYSRSVNLGFTEPQLFDKNVLLGADLYRRDYNSFNTIGGERKTTYSQVSTGGGLRLGFPITEFLSAGARYSLVHDELTLDEDRFFSDVNPDADIVDLQCSPAKAGRYLCDEIGDRLTSTLGYSVVFDNRNGIRATRGQRVTLSQDFAGLGGDTKFIRTRFEGTKYFRLPKDFVLSVHGQGGYIHPLQSAPGEGRDAVRLTDRFFGAQMRGFDIRGIGPRIIRQPYDLTGALLDDETGNDAIGGRAFYMGRLELEIPVSANIRSLGLRPSAFIDAGSVFSISKPNLDNFLAVCTPNRPGLDVVFIRPGDASTSCPADIAEAGGPTDQIIDYLKLPGYREQFVGNSASPRLSIGIGVNWNSPFGPLRLDLARALLKQKGDETKIFSFNVGTQF; encoded by the coding sequence GTGAATTCAGTACAAATTGTCAGCCGTCGTCGGACCAGTGGATGGCTGCTCGTCGGAACCGTCCTGGCCGGCCTTCCCGTGGCGGCGATGGCGCAGGATGCGTCCACCGCTGCGCCGGCTCCGGTCGCCGCGCCGCAGGTCGCTCCAGCGCCAGTTTCCGGTTCGATCCGGTCCATCTCCGTACGCGGTGCACAGCGGCTTGAGCCCGCCACCGTCATTTCCTACTCGCGGCTTCAGCCGGGCGAGAGCTACACGGCGGAATCGCTCGATGCGGCGCTCAAGGAATTGTACGCCACGGAATTGTTTGCCGACGTCGTCATCACCGGTGCCGACACCGGAAACCTCGTCATCACCGTGCGCGAGAACCCGGTCATCAACCGCATCGTTCTCGAGGGCAACAAGCGGATCAAGGACGACAAGATCCAGCCGGAAATCCGGCTCGCCCCGCGCCAGATCTTTACCCGCTCCAAAGTCCGCGGAGATGTCGACCGGATCATCGAGCTGTACAAGCGCAGTGGACGCTTCGCCGCCACCGTTGAGCCGAAGGTCGTCCAGCTCGACCAGAACCGCGTCGACCTTATTTTCGAAGTCAACGAGGGCCCGGTATCGAAGGTCCGGGCGATCAACATCGTCGGAAACGAGCAGTTCGACGACGGGCGCTTGCGCAAGGAGATGTACACCCGCGAGGCGGGCGGCATCTTCGGTATTCTGCGTCAGAACGACAGCTACGATCCGGATCGCCTGGCCGCCGACCAGCAGAAGCTGCGCGCCTTCTATCTCACCCAGGGCTATGCCGACTTCCGGGTGGTTTCCGCGCTTGCCGAGCTGACCCCCGACCGCCGCGACTTCGTCATCACCTACGTCGTCGAGGAGGGGCCGCGCTACAAGTTCGGCGCGGTCGAGATCGAGAGCGACCTGCGCGATCTCAACGCCGACACCTTGCGCCCGATGCTGCCGATGAAAAGCGGTGACTGGTTCAACGCGACGCAGGTCGAGGATGTCGTCACCGCGCTCAGCGAGGTCGCGGGCGCCCAGGGCTACGCGTTCGCCGAGATCAACCCCGGCTACGAGCGGGACGCCGAGAAGAAGCTGATGAACATCCGCCTCTCCGTCAAGGAGACGCCGCGCGTTTATGTCGAGCGGATCGACATTAACGGCAATACGGTGACCCGTGACAAGGTTATCCGTCGCGAGTTCCGGGTGAACGAGGGCGATGCCTTCAATGCCCAGCGCATCAAGCGTTCGCAGGACCGGCTTCAGAGCCTCGGCTTCTTCCAGGAGGAGCTTGAGATCAAGCAGAGCCAGGGCTCGGCGCCTGACCGCGTCGTGCTCGCCGTCGATGTCGAGGAAAAGTCGACTGGCGAAATTCAGTTGTCGGCCGGCTATTCGAGCCTCGAGCGGTTCATCCTTTCCGCCAACATCGCCCAGCGTAATTTCATGGGCAAGGGGCAAGAGGTCAACGCGGGGGTCAATTGGTCGCGTTATTCGCGATCGGTGAACCTCGGCTTCACCGAGCCGCAGCTGTTCGACAAGAACGTGTTGCTGGGCGCCGACCTCTACCGCCGCGACTACAATAGCTTCAACACCATCGGCGGTGAGCGCAAGACGACCTATTCGCAGGTTTCGACCGGCGGCGGCCTCCGGCTTGGTTTTCCGATCACCGAATTTCTCAGCGCCGGAGCCCGCTACAGCTTGGTCCATGACGAGCTGACCTTGGACGAGGACCGCTTCTTTAGTGACGTCAATCCGGATGCCGACATCGTCGACCTCCAATGCTCACCGGCCAAGGCGGGTCGCTATCTGTGCGACGAGATCGGCGATCGGCTTACCTCGACGCTTGGCTATTCGGTGGTGTTCGATAACCGAAACGGAATCCGCGCGACACGCGGCCAGCGGGTGACTTTGAGTCAGGACTTCGCCGGCTTGGGCGGGGACACGAAATTCATCCGTACACGGTTCGAAGGGACCAAATATTTCCGCTTGCCGAAGGATTTCGTCCTGTCGGTTCACGGCCAGGGCGGTTACATCCATCCGCTCCAGTCCGCACCCGGCGAGGGGCGCGATGCAGTGCGCCTGACGGACCGCTTCTTCGGTGCGCAGATGCGCGGCTTCGATATCCGCGGGATCGGTCCGCGGATCATCCGTCAGCCGTACGATCTGACCGGTGCCCTGCTGGACGACGAGACCGGCAACGACGCGATCGGTGGGCGGGCGTTCTACATGGGCCGTCTCGAGCTCGAAATTCCGGTCAGCGCCAATATTCGTAGTCTCGGCCTTCGTCCCTCGGCGTTTATCGATGCAGGCTCGGTATTCAGCATATCCAAGCCTAACCTCGATAACTTCCTGGCCGTTTGCACGCCCAACCGGCCCGGCCTCGATGTCGTCTTCATCCGCCCCGGCGACGCCTCGACCTCTTGCCCGGCCGACATCGCCGAGGCCGGCGGCCCGACCGACCAGATCATCGATTATCTGAAGCTGCCTGGTTACCGCGAGCAATTCGTCGGCAATTCGGCCTCGCCGCGCTTGTCGATCGGCATCGGGGTCAATTGGAACTCGCCGTTCGGCCCGCTGCGACTCGATCTGGCGCGCGCCCTGCTGAAGCAAAAGGGTGACGAGACGAAGATCTTTTCCTTTAATGTGGGGACTCAATTCTGA